Genomic window (Sediminispirochaeta smaragdinae DSM 11293):
CAGGCCCTTAACCAGCACTATTTTATCAAGGGGACTCCGGTGGCCTTACGATCGATTCTTGATCGTAATATTGCCACCCTGCGGCGTTTTTCCTTTGTTATGCAGCAAATCAAGCGAATGGAGTCGTAAGCTCGGAAAGTACCTTTTTTAGCCGTTCACAACTTACCTTTGGGCTTTCCACAAGTACTCTCTTGCCTGCCAGTAAATCGGCAATTCCTGTTTCCCTTGGATAACGGGGAATGATGTGACGATGGATGTGGTCGATGGATGCTCCGGCCGTAAGCCCCATGTTGTAGCCGATATTATAGCCGGATGGGGCGTAAACTGCATCCAGAAGGTTTAGACAGCTTCTTGTAATCCTATCCAGTTTTGCTTCCTGCTTACCTGTGAGTTCCCTGATGTCGGTAAGATGTCTTCGGGGAAAAATAAAAAGGTGCCCGGGATTGTATGGATAAAGATTTACACTAACAAGGAAGTCTTCATCTTCCCAGATACAAAGATTGACAACATCGTCACGTTTTTCGACGATTGAGCAGAGGATGCAGCCTGGATATTTTTTCCCTTTAACGTATTTCATTTTTTCAAAATTAAAAAAGTATTCCATGGGTTTTTATTCACTCGTTCGGAGTTTCCGAAAGAAGATCTTCAATCGAAATAAGGTTTGGATCTTCCGCCCGGCTGAGTACCAACTTGAGTAAGCCTGGATAGGTGCTCAAGAGTCTTCCATACTCCTCGAGAACAGTGAGACGCTCCTTACGCGACACACTCCATAGGCGTTCTTTTGAAAGGGCCTCTCGTTCCGCCGCCTCGGTGGTGGATAGCCGGTCAAAATAAAGCTTCTTAGCCGTTTCGTAGAGTTCCTTGTCGGGCATGTGCCATGAAAGCAACGATATATTGGAGAATTCAAGTTCGGGGAAGGATGAAGAAAGGTTTTCGTCAATACCCATCTGATCAGGGTGCTGTGCAAGATAAGCAGATGCCGCATTAAGCACTTTAGCCTCTCTCGCTGCATACCAATCGTTTAGAGTTTCCGGTGTTAACCCCTCGTCTTTGACAAGATGAGGAAGCTCTTCAGGCCGTATCCGATAGGAAAGAGAGAGTTTAATGGTATAGTTGAAGGAGACCTCGTCTGGAAGGATCCCAGCATAGAGTTTTCCGGATGGAAGCGTTCCCGATGATTCGATACTCCTACTTCGAGGCGTAAGATCGAAGAGGTGAAGCTTCATGTTTCTAGGTATGAGCCGTTCCGCTTCCCAGTAGAATACCCCCGGTTTGTATACGCTAGGGGCATAGCCGCTGGTTTTGGTAAAGAGAACGGCATAGTGGTTTTCGGGAATCAAGTTTTGAATCCAGCCAAAATAGAACACGACCCCGCCGACAATAA
Coding sequences:
- a CDS encoding HIT family protein, producing MKYVKGKKYPGCILCSIVEKRDDVVNLCIWEDEDFLVSVNLYPYNPGHLFIFPRRHLTDIRELTGKQEAKLDRITRSCLNLLDAVYAPSGYNIGYNMGLTAGASIDHIHRHIIPRYPRETGIADLLAGKRVLVESPKVSCERLKKVLSELTTPFA